The Miscanthus floridulus cultivar M001 chromosome 7, ASM1932011v1, whole genome shotgun sequence genome includes a region encoding these proteins:
- the LOC136462789 gene encoding myb family transcription factor IPN2-like: MFPSKKATSSAAAVSSNDRQAMCVQGDSGSGLVLTTDPKPRLRWTVELHERFVDAVTQLGGPDKATPKTIMRVMGVKGLTLYHLKSHLQKFRLGKQPHKEFNEHSVKDAAAAMEMQRNAASSSGMMGRSMNDRSVHMNEAIRMQMEVQRRLHEQLEVQRHLQMRIEAQGKYMQSILEKAYQTIAAGDVAACPAAGYKSLLGNHHQAMLDVCSLKDMGPSMGFPSLQDLHMYGGGGGGGHLDLQQQMERPMEAFFASCDIGSLAKKRPISPYADGKSPMMWGDDEDGKGIVDQLQMAPPMMDAAGIDVMDSIVDVYGDAKPMMSGDSTGSKGGFDVKLERPSPRRPHMGGSPSVIGGGQQTRNLSYG; the protein is encoded by the exons ATGTTCCCTTCCAAGAAGGCCACTAGTAGCGCTGCTGCCGTGAGCTCAAATGATAGGCAGGCGATGTGCGTGCAGGGCGACTCGGGGTCGGGCCTCGTCCTCACCACCGACCCCAAGCCCCGCCTCCGGTGGACCGTCGAGCTCCATGAGCGCTTCGTCGACGCCGTCACGCAGCTCGGTGGCCCCGACA AGGCGACTCCAAAGACCATCATGAGGGTCATGGGAGTGAAGGGGCTTACCCTCTACCACCTCAAGAGCCACCTTCAG AAATTCAGGTTAGGGAAGCAGCCGCACAAGGAGTTCAACGAGCACTCAGTTAAGGATG CCGCCGCAGCAATGGAGATGCAACGGAACGCTGCCTCTTCTTCAGGCATGATGGGAAGAAGCATGAACGA CCGCAGCGTGCACATGAATGAGGCTATCAGGATGCAAATGGAAGTTCAGAGAAGGCTACATGAGCAACTAGAG GTGCAAAGGCACCTCCAGATGAGGATCGAAGCCCAGGGGAAGTACATGCAGTCCATCCTGGAGAAAGCCTACCAGACTATCGCCGCCGGCGACGTCGCTGCGTGCCCAGCGGCAGGGTACAAATCCCTACTAGGTAACCACCACCAGGCGATGCTAGACGTCTGCTCGCTCAAGGACATGGGCCCGTCCATGGGCTTCCCTTCGCTGCAAGACCTACACAtgtacggcggcggtggcggcggcggccacctgGACCTGCAGCAGCAGATGGAGCGGCCGATGGAGGCCTTCTTCGCCAGCTGCGACATTGGGTCGCTGGCCAAGAAAAGGCCCATCAGCCCTTACGCCGACGGCAAGAGCCCGATGATGTGGGGCGACGACGAGGACGGCAAGGGCATCGTCGACCAGCTCCAGATGGCGCCGCCGATGATGGACGCCGCCGGCATCGACGTCATGGACTCCATCGTCGACGTGTACGGTGATGCCAAGCCCATGATGTCCGGCGACTCCACGGGGAGCAAGGGCGGCTTTGACGTCAAGCTCGAGAGGCCGTCACCGCGGCGGCCGCACATGGGTGGCAGCCCGTCAGTGATCGGCGGAGGCCAGCAGACCAGGAACCTGTCCTACGGGTAA